One part of the Streptomyces sp. NBC_00286 genome encodes these proteins:
- a CDS encoding sugar ABC transporter substrate-binding protein: MSRQTAGPRLRKRRTPLRAAAAAACATLVLAACGSTEDSVASGGEGGGEGKVGVILPLLTSPFWQSYNDYVPKMAKSEDVDALKTVNSNSDPSQQITDINNQLNQGVKGLVVAPLDSAAISAGLDQAERKGVPVVAVDVAPEKGKVAMVVRANNVAYGEKACEYLGKQIPSGKVVQIMGDLASVNGRDRSEAFRSCVKKNYPKLKVLEIPAKWESDAAASKLDTLLNANPDIKGIYMQAGGVYLAPTLQTLKSKGMLKKAGEKGHISIVSNDGIPQEYDAIRKGEIDATVSQPADLYAKYGMYYIKAAMQGKTFKPGPTDHGSTIVKLPSGILEDQLPAPLVTKENVDDPKLWGNTVG; encoded by the coding sequence ATGAGTCGACAGACAGCCGGTCCGAGACTGCGGAAGAGGCGGACCCCCCTACGAGCGGCGGCCGCGGCCGCCTGCGCCACCCTCGTGCTCGCGGCGTGCGGCAGTACCGAGGACAGCGTCGCCTCCGGTGGTGAGGGCGGCGGCGAAGGCAAGGTCGGGGTGATCCTGCCCCTGCTGACCTCGCCGTTCTGGCAGTCGTACAACGACTACGTGCCGAAGATGGCGAAGTCCGAGGACGTGGACGCCCTCAAGACCGTCAACTCCAACAGCGACCCCTCGCAGCAGATCACCGACATCAACAACCAGCTCAACCAGGGTGTGAAGGGCCTCGTCGTGGCCCCTCTGGACAGCGCCGCGATCTCCGCCGGGCTCGACCAGGCCGAGCGCAAGGGCGTGCCCGTGGTCGCCGTCGACGTGGCGCCCGAGAAGGGCAAGGTCGCGATGGTCGTACGTGCCAACAACGTCGCGTACGGCGAGAAGGCCTGCGAGTACCTCGGCAAGCAGATCCCCTCCGGCAAGGTCGTGCAGATCATGGGCGACCTCGCCTCGGTCAACGGCCGAGACCGCTCCGAGGCGTTCCGCTCCTGCGTCAAGAAGAACTACCCGAAGCTGAAGGTCCTGGAGATCCCCGCCAAGTGGGAGTCCGACGCCGCGGCCTCCAAGCTCGACACTCTGCTGAACGCCAACCCCGACATCAAGGGCATCTACATGCAGGCGGGCGGCGTCTACCTCGCGCCGACGCTGCAGACCCTCAAGTCCAAGGGAATGCTGAAGAAGGCCGGCGAGAAGGGCCACATCTCGATCGTCTCCAACGACGGCATCCCGCAGGAGTACGACGCCATCCGCAAGGGCGAGATCGACGCCACCGTCTCGCAGCCCGCCGACCTGTACGCCAAGTACGGCATGTACTACATCAAGGCGGCGATGCAGGGGAAGACGTTCAAGCCGGGTCCGACCGACCACGGCTCCACGATCGTCAAGCTGCCGAGCGGCATCCTCGAGGACCAGCTACCCGCGCCGCTGGTCACCAAGGAGAACGTCGACGACCCGAAGCTGTGGGGGAACACGGTCGGATGA
- a CDS encoding FadR/GntR family transcriptional regulator, with translation MDETLPRQTEPTAQKGTVTQRAIEQIKAMIGEGRLEPGARLPTERELAVQLGISRSSMREAIRALTVLGVLEARHGSGIYVTQLEAGDLLETFGVVADLSRGPQLVELLEVRRILESTATALAAARITPGELAEVEKHLAAMHATDDPEEILSHDLAFHRAIVAAAGNDTMAAILEGLSSRTFRARVWRGYQEEGAFARTRREHVAIHRALLAHDPEAARAAAAAHVGEVEEWLRTQLSQ, from the coding sequence GTGGACGAGACCCTGCCCAGGCAGACGGAGCCCACAGCGCAGAAGGGCACCGTGACGCAGCGCGCCATCGAGCAGATCAAGGCGATGATCGGCGAGGGGCGCCTTGAGCCGGGCGCGCGGCTGCCGACCGAGCGTGAGCTGGCGGTCCAGCTGGGCATCTCACGCAGCTCGATGCGTGAGGCGATCCGCGCGCTGACCGTCCTGGGGGTACTGGAGGCCCGGCACGGATCGGGTATCTACGTAACACAGTTGGAAGCCGGGGATCTGCTGGAGACCTTCGGTGTGGTCGCCGATCTCTCCCGCGGGCCGCAGCTGGTGGAGCTGCTGGAGGTGCGGCGGATCCTGGAGTCGACGGCGACGGCGCTGGCCGCCGCACGGATCACCCCTGGTGAACTCGCCGAGGTGGAAAAGCACTTGGCGGCCATGCACGCGACGGACGACCCGGAGGAGATCCTCTCCCACGACCTGGCGTTCCATCGCGCGATCGTCGCGGCGGCGGGCAACGACACGATGGCGGCGATCCTTGAGGGCCTGTCCTCGCGTACGTTCCGTGCCCGGGTCTGGCGGGGCTATCAGGAGGAGGGCGCCTTCGCGCGCACCCGCCGCGAGCATGTGGCAATCCATCGCGCGCTGCTCGCCCATGATCCGGAGGCGGCCCGGGCGGCTGCCGCCGCGCATGTGGGCGAGGTGGAGGAGTGGCTACGAACCCAGCTCAGTCAGTAA
- a CDS encoding GNAT family N-acetyltransferase — protein MLIREAAADDWPRIWPFWRRIVAAGETYAWDPSTSEADARGLWMAPGKRVYVAEDAAGVVVGSAYVAPNYGGPAGRIANAGFMVDPDHAGRGVGRRLAEHVLTAAKAEGYRGMVFNAVVETNPAVRLWTALGFTVLGTVPEAFEHPRHGLVGLHIMYRSL, from the coding sequence ATGCTGATCAGAGAAGCCGCGGCCGATGATTGGCCGCGGATTTGGCCTTTCTGGCGGCGGATCGTTGCGGCGGGTGAGACGTACGCGTGGGATCCGTCGACTTCTGAGGCCGATGCGCGCGGTTTGTGGATGGCGCCGGGTAAGCGCGTGTACGTTGCCGAGGACGCCGCCGGCGTTGTCGTTGGCTCGGCTTACGTCGCGCCCAACTACGGTGGGCCCGCGGGCCGTATTGCGAACGCCGGGTTCATGGTCGATCCGGACCATGCGGGGCGCGGCGTCGGGCGTCGCCTTGCCGAACATGTCCTGACCGCGGCGAAGGCCGAGGGTTACCGGGGCATGGTGTTCAACGCTGTTGTGGAGACGAACCCTGCGGTGCGTCTGTGGACGGCGCTTGGCTTCACGGTCCTGGGGACCGTGCCGGAGGCGTTTGAGCATCCGCGGCATGGGTTGGTGGGGTTGCACATCATGTACCGGTCGCTGTGA
- a CDS encoding DUF4142 domain-containing protein: MRISRNIAGTVFVVGGMTMTIAALAYPAMLGIENTSANQERVIANTRYGPLTEADRDFVVKVRAAGLWEYPLGELAMERGTTEAMKEAGKHLVVGHGGLDVMCRQIAPELGITLPNQASPQQQQFVAQVDGSTGKQFDSTAVSIMRVTHGQIFPTIAKIRASTQNSLVRQLADLANATVLDHMTILEKTELVNFEQNNFQQTAPPKLPKDNTTPPPPAPGAPVLALKPRPDLNIKTPGPPTPGASVNSTSNPSLDGG, encoded by the coding sequence ATGCGCATATCACGGAACATTGCGGGAACTGTTTTCGTGGTCGGCGGCATGACGATGACGATCGCCGCACTCGCCTACCCGGCGATGCTGGGTATCGAGAACACGTCCGCGAATCAGGAGCGTGTCATCGCCAACACCCGTTACGGGCCGCTGACGGAGGCAGACCGCGACTTCGTGGTGAAGGTGCGCGCGGCAGGCTTGTGGGAGTACCCCCTGGGCGAGTTGGCCATGGAGCGTGGCACCACCGAGGCGATGAAGGAGGCCGGCAAGCATCTGGTCGTCGGGCACGGCGGCCTCGATGTGATGTGCCGCCAGATCGCCCCGGAGTTGGGCATCACTCTGCCCAACCAGGCGTCCCCGCAGCAGCAGCAGTTCGTGGCGCAGGTGGACGGGAGCACCGGCAAGCAGTTCGACTCCACCGCGGTCAGCATCATGCGCGTGACGCATGGTCAGATCTTCCCGACCATCGCGAAGATCCGCGCCTCCACCCAGAACAGTCTGGTACGGCAGCTCGCCGACCTGGCCAATGCCACGGTCCTCGACCACATGACGATTCTGGAGAAGACGGAGCTGGTGAACTTCGAGCAGAACAACTTCCAGCAGACCGCCCCGCCGAAGCTGCCCAAGGACAACACCACTCCGCCCCCGCCTGCGCCGGGAGCGCCGGTCCTGGCCCTCAAGCCGCGTCCGGACCTGAACATCAAGACGCCCGGCCCGCCGACGCCCGGGGCGTCGGTCAACTCGACGTCCAACCCGTCGTTGGATGGTGGGTGA
- a CDS encoding MarR family winged helix-turn-helix transcriptional regulator, producing MPEREAPVRGVDDVDEVTRAVLTASRLLVAVSARSLSAVEERVTLPQFRMLVVLSTRGATKLVALADLLHVAPSTAMRMVDRLIAAGLADRQTSPADRRVTLLRLTGEGRRTVREVMARRRADLAEIVRRLEPEQRMGLIEALSAFNEAGGEPPAPADDPECRPPSWADVELGRGA from the coding sequence ATGCCGGAGCGTGAGGCGCCCGTGAGGGGCGTGGACGACGTCGACGAGGTGACCCGCGCGGTACTGACCGCGTCGAGGTTGCTGGTCGCGGTGTCCGCCCGCTCACTGTCCGCGGTCGAGGAGCGGGTGACGCTTCCTCAGTTCCGGATGCTGGTGGTGTTGTCGACGCGGGGCGCCACCAAGCTGGTCGCCCTGGCCGACCTGCTTCATGTGGCGCCGTCCACGGCCATGCGCATGGTGGACCGGCTGATCGCGGCCGGTCTCGCCGACCGGCAGACCAGCCCCGCCGACCGCCGGGTGACCCTGCTGCGGCTGACCGGCGAGGGCCGGCGCACGGTGCGGGAGGTCATGGCCCGGCGTCGCGCCGACCTCGCCGAGATCGTCAGACGGCTCGAGCCCGAGCAGCGGATGGGCCTCATCGAGGCGCTCAGCGCCTTCAACGAGGCCGGCGGCGAACCTCCCGCACCGGCGGACGATCCCGAGTGCCGGCCGCCGAGCTGGGCGGACGTCGAACTGGGACGCGGAGCCTGA
- a CDS encoding sugar ABC transporter ATP-binding protein: MSTPLVEARGITKRYGPTVALQDGQLTVLPGESHALVGRNGAGKSTLVTILTGLQAADEGTVRFDGEPAPALADRDAWRRKVACVYQRPTVVPELTVAENLFINRQPTGRGGLISWRRLKEQAAEVLDTWDVHVDPEARTADLKVEDRQMVEIARALSFGARFIVLDEPTAQLDNREIERLFTRMRALQESGVTFLFISHHLQEVYEVCQTVTVLRDARWITTAPVAELPRGALVEAMAGEAVAERQAAAAEAVLEHADTVLEDKGADAPVVLEAKGLTSDTYENVDLTVRRGEVVGLAGSSASGKITLAESFAGLHTPTSGTALLDGTPLPFGDVQGALKAGVGCVPRDRHGQGLVFGMTIGDNATMSILDRLGKYGFVGTARKRGFATELIDRLDIHAEGPDQPVSDLSGGNAQKVVMARALASDPRLLVLINPTAGVDVKSKESLLSRVDSARDDGTAVLVVSDELDDLRRCDRVLVLFHGRVVAEHPAGWRDHELIASIEGVDQDHG, from the coding sequence ATGAGCACACCACTCGTGGAGGCGCGTGGGATCACCAAGCGATACGGTCCCACCGTCGCCCTCCAAGACGGTCAGCTCACTGTCCTCCCCGGCGAGTCCCACGCCCTCGTGGGCCGCAACGGCGCGGGCAAGTCCACACTCGTCACCATCCTCACCGGACTCCAGGCCGCCGACGAGGGCACCGTCCGCTTCGACGGCGAGCCCGCGCCCGCGCTCGCCGACCGGGACGCCTGGCGGCGCAAGGTGGCCTGCGTCTACCAACGGCCCACGGTGGTCCCGGAGTTGACGGTCGCCGAGAACCTCTTCATCAACCGGCAGCCCACCGGCCGCGGCGGCCTCATCAGCTGGCGCCGGCTGAAGGAGCAGGCGGCCGAGGTCCTCGACACCTGGGACGTGCACGTCGACCCGGAGGCGCGTACCGCCGATCTCAAGGTCGAGGACCGTCAAATGGTCGAGATCGCCCGGGCGTTGAGCTTCGGCGCCCGGTTCATCGTCCTCGACGAACCCACCGCGCAGCTCGACAACCGGGAGATCGAGCGCCTCTTCACGCGCATGCGCGCGCTCCAGGAGTCCGGCGTCACCTTCCTGTTCATCTCGCATCACCTCCAGGAGGTGTACGAGGTGTGCCAGACCGTCACGGTGCTGCGCGACGCCCGCTGGATCACCACCGCGCCGGTCGCCGAACTGCCGCGCGGCGCGCTGGTCGAGGCGATGGCGGGGGAGGCGGTCGCCGAACGGCAGGCGGCCGCCGCGGAAGCGGTGCTGGAACACGCGGACACCGTGCTGGAGGACAAGGGTGCCGACGCGCCGGTCGTGCTGGAGGCGAAGGGTCTGACCTCCGACACGTACGAGAACGTCGATCTGACCGTTCGCCGCGGCGAGGTCGTCGGTCTCGCCGGTTCCAGCGCCAGCGGGAAGATCACGCTCGCCGAGTCCTTCGCCGGACTGCACACCCCGACCTCGGGAACCGCCCTGCTGGACGGCACGCCGCTGCCGTTCGGCGATGTCCAGGGAGCACTGAAGGCCGGCGTCGGCTGCGTGCCGCGCGACCGGCACGGACAAGGGCTCGTCTTCGGGATGACCATCGGCGACAACGCCACCATGAGCATCCTGGACCGGCTCGGGAAGTACGGGTTCGTGGGCACCGCTCGCAAGCGTGGCTTCGCCACCGAGCTGATCGACCGGCTGGACATCCACGCCGAGGGCCCCGACCAGCCCGTATCCGATCTCTCCGGCGGCAACGCGCAGAAGGTGGTCATGGCCCGCGCCCTCGCCTCCGACCCGCGGCTTCTCGTCCTCATCAACCCCACCGCGGGCGTCGACGTGAAGTCCAAGGAGTCCCTGCTCTCCCGCGTGGACTCGGCCCGGGACGACGGGACCGCCGTGCTCGTCGTCTCCGACGAACTCGACGACCTGCGCCGCTGCGATCGCGTTCTCGTCCTCTTCCACGGCCGCGTCGTGGCCGAGCACCCCGCGGGCTGGCGCGACCACGAGCTCATCGCATCCATAGAAGGAGTGGATCAGGACCATGGCTGA
- a CDS encoding amidase, giving the protein MTNWVGRTATEIAAAVREKRATPREVVAEHLARIELLDARVGAFRRLRAKEALAEAEEVAARADLAELPLAGVPLAVKDNLAVQGESTRLGSAATPDTPADHDHVTVARLRAAGAIVVGLTNVPELCVFGTTEGVHGTARNPWDTTRTAGGSSGGSAAAVAAGMVPIALGNDGMGSLRIPAANCGLIGLKPGFGTIPAGIGNGDWFGMSENGPLATTVEDARLMFSILAATEVVRSPEPVTRTIAVSVRSPLLGVTISRPYATAAREAAQLLAEAGHRVRRADPPYPLWLGTTSLAHWTAGTAVDAAGLDPRQLTRRTRVHATVGRRFVASVRRGARREQLRTRMEPFFAEHEVLLTPALARRAPTAANWHERGWLRNLLANTNYSPLTPPWNLTGWPAMAVPFGTLPSGAPCAVQLVGRPGSETDLLALAGQLEELRPWRRTAPLA; this is encoded by the coding sequence GTGACCAACTGGGTCGGCCGGACCGCCACCGAGATCGCCGCAGCAGTACGCGAGAAGCGGGCCACGCCCCGCGAGGTGGTGGCCGAGCACCTCGCCCGCATCGAGCTGCTCGACGCCCGCGTGGGCGCCTTCCGCCGACTGCGCGCGAAGGAGGCACTCGCCGAGGCCGAAGAGGTGGCAGCCCGCGCCGACCTGGCCGAACTCCCCCTGGCAGGCGTGCCGTTGGCGGTCAAGGACAACCTGGCCGTACAGGGCGAATCGACCCGCCTGGGTTCCGCCGCGACCCCCGACACCCCAGCAGACCACGACCACGTCACGGTGGCCCGACTGCGCGCGGCGGGCGCGATCGTCGTAGGCCTCACGAACGTCCCGGAACTCTGCGTCTTCGGCACCACGGAGGGCGTCCACGGCACCGCCCGCAACCCCTGGGACACCACGCGCACGGCGGGCGGCTCGTCCGGCGGCAGCGCGGCCGCGGTCGCCGCCGGAATGGTGCCGATCGCGCTGGGCAACGACGGCATGGGCTCCCTGCGCATACCCGCCGCCAACTGCGGCCTGATAGGCCTCAAGCCCGGCTTCGGCACGATCCCCGCGGGCATCGGCAACGGCGACTGGTTCGGCATGTCGGAGAACGGCCCCCTGGCGACCACGGTCGAGGACGCCCGCCTGATGTTCTCGATCCTGGCCGCCACCGAGGTCGTACGCTCCCCCGAACCCGTCACGCGCACCATCGCCGTCTCCGTACGCAGCCCACTGCTCGGCGTCACGATCAGCCGCCCCTACGCGACCGCGGCCCGCGAGGCAGCTCAACTGCTGGCCGAGGCGGGCCATCGGGTACGCCGCGCCGACCCGCCGTACCCCCTGTGGCTGGGCACGACCTCGCTAGCGCACTGGACGGCGGGCACGGCGGTGGACGCGGCGGGCCTGGACCCGCGACAACTCACGCGGCGAACGCGCGTGCACGCGACTGTGGGCCGCCGCTTCGTGGCCTCGGTACGCCGCGGCGCCCGCAGGGAACAGTTGCGCACACGCATGGAACCGTTCTTCGCAGAACACGAGGTACTCCTCACCCCGGCCCTCGCCCGACGCGCGCCCACCGCCGCGAACTGGCACGAACGCGGCTGGCTACGCAACCTGCTGGCCAACACGAACTACTCACCGCTGACTCCCCCGTGGAACCTGACGGGCTGGCCGGCGATGGCGGTGCCGTTCGGGACCTTGCCGTCAGGCGCCCCGTGCGCCGTACAACTGGTGGGCCGCCCCGGCTCGGAGACCGATCTCCTGGCCCTGGCCGGTCAGTTGGAGGAACTGCGACCGTGGCGACGAACGGCACCACTGGCTTAG